A section of the Parasteatoda tepidariorum isolate YZ-2023 chromosome 6, CAS_Ptep_4.0, whole genome shotgun sequence genome encodes:
- the LOC107440429 gene encoding eukaryotic translation initiation factor 4E-binding protein 1, with translation MMNNNSPQRKTSNTREIPGRVVINDPSQLPIDYSSTPGGSIFSTTPGGTRIFYDRAFLMQMRNSPIARTPPKNLPNIPGITSPNHKKPKENGTVERIEEKNENHEDALFTMDV, from the exons ATGATGAATAATAATTCCCCTCAAAGGAAAACTAGCAATACTCGAGAAATCCCTGGTAGAGTGGTAATTAATGATCCGTCTCAATTACCTATAGACTACTCTTCTACACCTGGTGGGAGCATTTTTTCCACTACTCCAGGGG GTActagaattttttatgatagagcatttttaatgcaaatgcggAATTCTCCAATCGCTCGAACTCCTCCAAAGAATTTGCCGAATATTCCTGGCATTACTAGTCCTAATCATAAGAAACCAAAGGAAAATGGCACTGTGGAGCGCATTGAGGAAAAGAATg aaaaccATGAGGATGCCCTCTTTACAATGGATGTGTAA